The sequence TGTTATAATGTAAAGtcactaattttctctatggactctggtgtggagagtgagcagtttacaatcTTCAGTTTCTTTTCGGGAAAAGTCCATCCAACGGCAAGGAAAAAGACAGggaacatgtttttaagatatcatagactaaagctgatgtagattttataaaGTGAGTCTtatgttaagtggctaaaatcggTTTTCCCCTCTGTGCATGCAGGCAGCCAAGTTACCACGAACCCAGACTGGACTGGTTCACATATACGACCTCAAATATCACTTTACACAAACCCATATGGATTATATACAATTTCTTATGTTGCATGTTGCACATTGATGGTCAACCACAAAAAGTACAGCTATTTGACCCCTAGTAATCTTTCCCCCAAAACACTAACATGGCAAACATCGTGTGCAATGCACACTGCTTACACCTGTTCACTTTGCTTGGTTCCAAGATTTCAGCCTTCAGTGTGGTGTAAACAGAGATTGGGCGAGCTTCCCTCAAAGTGAGGTTCACCACTGATCGGAGTAAAGCCAGCGTTAGAGTTCATcagcgtgtttgtgtgcatgtagaAGCAGCACCTGTGCATTCTGTATGGCCTCTGAGTTCTGCAGGATTTCTCCCAGTCTTTGTGAAGTGGCCTCACACTCATTGTCTGGTATTGTTTTTCTCATTAAAgcctgagggggaaaaaaaacccagaagaTATTATTTAGCACTACTGTGTGATTTCATGTGCATGTGAAACGAGCTGTTGTTGACAAGATCAACGGAGACACCGCAGATCTCTGCACATCACATTCTCTCTGAGACAATAAACAGAAGTTGCAtcaaagagaaaatgtttaGACTTCCCTGTCGGGAGCTGACTCAGACACTTTCACTTCTTATTCATTAAGAAAGTGAAAATCCtttgaataataaatacatattttcatttatacatACAGATACACTGTACGGTGCAAATTTCTGAGGCCACcattacattttgttgttttagccaTACTAGAATGATcataaattcattatttttcaatCTCTTCATTAGAATACAACTTGAAAATAGAGGAAATATGTATGTATCgttaaaaaacaacttctttGGGTTCAAGTGCCAAGTATTTTGTAAGACCTCCTCTTACCCTCACCAGGGCCCTGGCTCTATTATGGCTCTATTAAACCTAAATGGACTCTATTACTAATTACTAATGTAATTGGCAATACCtgaatataatattaaaaatggctgGCTTATTTATGACATGCTTTAGCATTGcatatagggctgcaactatagATAATTTTCTCtattgtttggtccacaaaaaggttgattggtgtttcccaaacttcgaaatgatgatgctctcagATGTCTTGATTTGGCCACAAAAAAAgctttctttgtcaaatgtagCAATGAAAGCAGagaatattcagatttaagaagcttgacaattcatttagtaatcgattcatctatGCAGATTCATCTatgcaaacacatgttgttCAAGTTTTAACTCGATGGAAGCTGATTTGTCAGACGTAAAAGGCCAAGGTTATACATGACTAAACATCAAAAGATAGTGGCAGCCCACGACCTTTGCacaatactgaaaaaaaaagtttctacatgcacaaaatacaaaaatgtcaatgaTTCATCCGATATTGTAATAAAACTTGTATAATAACAGAACAAGTCAAGACTAATATGTTACACCACTCACCTCTAATGTTGGTTCATCTGCTGGTGGGCGATGAGGGGGAAGGTTGAGAACTGTTTGTTCACGTAGCTGTAAGCTCTGTGTAAACAGAtaggaagaagaacaagaagttCTGTGGAAGTAGAATTCAATACATTTGTCACCCCATTTAaaaggtcctgtgtgtaagACTTACCGACACCTAATGGCGAGACAGCTTGCAATTAAAACGGACAACTCCTCCACTCaatcccccccacacacacacacacaaactacacaaactGTGTAACTTTTATTTCTTATACCTCTTTggctttctcctcctcatcctccagcTGGTCTCTCAGTGCTGAGCATGTTTGCTTTAAAgactctgtctcctcctctgcctcctccagaGCAACGACCACAGACTTCAAGTCACTCTGGACACAAAAcatacgaaaaaaaaaaaaaatgtaacgtaaacacaaagatgttttttgAGTTTGGGACCCTTGGACAACTGTGGAATATTCACCTCCAGTTTTTTCAGAGTCTTCTTTCCAGCCTCTGAGTTCTCcgtctccctctgctggtggTAAGATGAACACTCCatatgtttctgtctctgtacTGGAACTCTGAGCTGCACACACTGAGCCAGGAACCTACAGCAGTTTGTAAAAATGCgtcatttacaaacaaaaatcaagatGCACAAGGTGCTTTTTTTGATCAAAAGGGGGGGGATTACAATGTGGTACTTCTATTTATCTTTTAACAAATGAGGGCTAACTGACTAAATCAATGACGTGAACCAAGtaaagttaattaaaacaacGAAAAATAGCAACCTTAGCAGTAGCAGTTGCCACTGCTTCCATTCTGGGTTAGGGGATTTTGCCATCAAATAGAGCGAAGAAACTAGaacatattcaaatttaagaagctgcaaaaaatCTAAAACCTCTAAAAccaaataatcaattatcaaaatactcACTGCAGTAAAAATATACTGACAACttacaaatgtttttacattcaGTATTAAGTAGTAAGAAGAATGTCACACACTGTCTTAACTTGTATGTTAATTGCTTTGTGTCAGTACCAGAAAGTTCAGTTCACATTCTGGTCAGTACAAAAATGACGCCAATGGAGTAAGACTGCAAATTTAGTATTTAGAAAAAGTAATAACATCTGCCTGAAACCACAGCCACTTATTTACACATATATTGACTCACTGCTCACCTGCTTTTCATCATGTTCAGGTGTTCCTGACTCTCCTTCATCTGTGTCTTCCTCAAAGCAAGAGTAGCCCTGTTAACACAGGAGAAAACGTGTTCAAGGTTCAAGGATTTAAATAagtatttatttgacaaaactTAGAGTCTGTCTTTCCAGTTTGCATTTTGCCTCTGTTCTGCAGTGCACTTTCATAATTTAAATAAGTTTTAGTGCACTTAGcagcaaaataaatatgaattatataACAAATATAGCATGTATGGATTAGCAAGGTACCATAGTCTACCATAGGTAGATCGTTTCTTACTCTAATGTGGTTTCCCTTGGTTAAATAAGGGATGTTTATCTATCTGAACATACATTACATACTGTAAGCCAAATAAGTTTGCAAGTTTTTTTGCAGAATATCTTCAGTGTTCATCTGTGAAACTTACAGAACTGACAGGTCCATTATATTCTCCAGAGCAGTGACGGTAGACAGTGGCATCAGCTTCCAGTTTTCCTGTCCTTTGACTTTCTTAGGTAGGGGTGACGATCGATCGACAGCTatcagaacaaaataaaaataaaaacatcagtgcTGGTATCTGGTTtcttttatggaccaaacctaCAGTATGCTGAGGTTGGggcaaacaacaaataaaatactagCAATTTTCTCCATTCGTGATTATAATGATATTGGAAATTTGCCATTTATGATAGAATCATATATTATCACATATCTACAGTGTATACTACATGTATATAACTTTACTGACACTGAATTATTATGGATTTATGTGTGCTTTTGGACCATTTTAATAAGTATCTGGCATCTATGTGGGCGCCTCATTATCCTAGAGCGTTCACACAGATTACACCTGCAACAAAGTACAGCAACAAATCAATTTTTTGAGGTAGATCATTTGGAGGCAGTAAGCAGGTCATGTTGATGTTCTATCAGTTTTTTAGTGCAGAGTGTGATGCAGTATGGAAGCAGTCCCTGTTATAACTGCCTCTCGGGTTCAAttcatttcaacacatttcAGAGTAGTCTGAAGTATAATCTAATAAAGCCTAAAATAGCATCCAGTACCTTTTCTCTTCTGTCCCCGTTTGGTACcgttgttttcactgagcttcTTCtcctgaagtaaaaaaacaaaacaaaaacaaacaaacatatgatGGAAGCGTTGGCAGAAGATAACAAGTTAGCCAGGTGCTAAAATAAGACACGGTTATCTCTGTTGTCCCGTTTGTTTTTGACTCACCGTCTCatccatttttctctttttcttcagcTTTGGAGCTTTTGAAGGCGTCCGGTTTGACCCTCGCACAGGTTTCATATGTGCTAAACTACTTTCAGCAACAACGTCAACGCAGAGCAACGAGTGTGCTAAGCTAGCGTTACAGTTACTAACCCCGGtgaagaaacacaacacaaacgtgtttttcctgtgtttaaaaaaacgaGTCTTAAAACTGTCAACTGTTGCACAACGTTGTAAACAACGTGGCTGTTCTGGACCAAAACAAAACTCGACGGTCTTTCCCGCTTCTATTTTCGAATACTTCCGCTTACAGCAGTTGCGCGTGCGCAAACACGAAATTGTCACATGTGGTCCTTTCtcacttttaaatctaaataatatttagttttaaagtatttaaaccGAATATTTACTGCGGACTATGACAAGGCGTTTAAATAAACTCGCTGATTTATTAGCTAGTCTGAGTGTGAAAACATTTCAGGCAAATAAAATTACATTCTTTCTTGGataaatgtcacacattttcTATGGAAGCCTATTTCCACCCcttgacaaacaaaaatacataatattGGTATAAAATATGACTTATTTTCTTATATATTTGACTTGGTGTCTAATAAGTATGAGACACTAagtcatcatttttaaaaggtaTCTCGTGTATTATGAAATAGTGTCTCATACTTTTGTGTACGCCActtgaaaaagcaaaaaatatgCATGTCATAATTACAAAATAGTAATTGTGAgaaagtatctcataattatgacatagtaagtcatatatatatatgagataGTAAATCGTAATTATGATAAAGAAAAAATTTGACTGATTTAAGAGTAATGTTacttagggctgcaacaacaaTTTGATTAATTGACTAATCattgataataaaatgaatgatcaactattttgaatatttttctaattaaaatcaagttttcagatttttctgctcctcaaatgtgaatatgttctggtttatttgctccatatggacaaaacaagacatttgagaacatcatcatttccaggtttaagaaacgttgatcaacattttacagacctAACATGTACTTGATCAATCaactatgaaaataattgttagtagCAGCCTTAGTATTGGTCTTACGGGTACAAAATTAGCCGataaaaatactcaaattcAAGTGTGTTGCAATACTTGGGTCACCAGATGAGGGTGACTTTCAAAAGCTAGTTTATTGgttgttttgaaaagaaaaggggggtaaaaaatgaacaaaaacaaatgtaaaaatccaAATATGACATGAATGAAAGACAGAGGCTTCCAAACATCCACAACAGTGGCCAGGACGATGTCACAGAGTAAGTGTATTGATTTTAGGTTTGTCAGGTGGGTCACGCTCTCCCCGGCAGGTGAAATTTTCCTGTGAAGCGTCCGTGGTTGTGCAAGTCAAAGGGACTGACCACCCTCCTGATACCCAGCATGTTTCCCCGCACAATCTCCTTAAATGCCCAGGGATTCTGGTTGTTCTGCTCGATTTCCTCCTGCTTCTTGTGCATGGCTGCTAGGCTCTCTCTGCTCACgacctgaaacaaacaaaaagtaatCAAATAGTCGAATCTATACACCGTGAAGACTCAAGATTTGTGTAAAAGAAATACAAGTCAAACATATAAAGCAACGTGACCGGAGCAAACGTAATTGAGTTGTTAAGAAAAAGGAATTATGTGGCAAATGAATACGATACAAACAATATTATCAGCATGATAGCAGCAGATATTGGCTAACAAATACACCAACATCTTGTACATCCATTTTTCCTACTAATGTTACAGCAGTACATTAGTAGgaaaaatattgtgttaattTCACTGATTTCAATAGCGCACATACTCTATATCCGTCATCTCACCTTGGCAGGAAACGGGAGCTTCTTTGCCACTTCAGTCAAGAACTGCTTGACCTCCCCGAGCTCCACCTTTCCTCCCACCTCCACGATCAGACGACCGTAGCAGACCGGCGTCACGTAGTGGTCGATGGCTCCCTTACCTCCGCCCATACGCTGACCAAGACCTTTGCGTGTGATGGGTTTGTACGGGGCACGGATGCGCCAGCGGGCAAATGTAGTTTGGGCATCCATCTTGCGATTGACTGTTAGACGGATCATCTCTATGTGGCCCCAATGTAGGTAGCCACCTCCCATGGCCTGAGGGAAAGAACAGAGAGCATGAGATAAGGTTActgattgtttattattattataatagtaatgTTTAGTTAAAGctatagtgtgtaacttttaaaggtgacatcgaatgcttgaatcagaggtctacttacatatattaacttgttttcatggttaaaaacctcctaatcgctgcaaacgagccgatcaaaatatctcctcactgacactctcgtcagccgcactgtttcagaccaaaaccacacccccagaacgtggactgtgttgtgattggccagccaacgagagctttcctactgtcctgtgattggccaggtacctggaagtgacgtaatagataggccagctctcagatacacagcttcccctctggcacggtggatgctctgcatctcagcagctacaacgagagtagttcttcttcttctgaggttgaatgtacgcaaccggatgtgcccggactagtgcccgcaccaggaggcgctacggtggtgagaggagtggagaggatttctgatgacgacatcaaattaaggaagtgccgatccgcttcgcagagcccaggaaaacaatacaacactattttttcagcagtggctgaactgtttgttctgaaactttagggtttcataaacgaggtaatgacgcagatacacacacacaaacgcagcgttaattggagcttccagtctatgtggcctttaatgaTTTTGCGTTGTTACTCTGCCTCTGTTAACAGAGAACAtggaacattatttgtttgctcagtccttcatctgaaaacaggctctggcaagcaaaactatcagacttgtctgagggagcatttgtgtgtcaactattttaataaatcGATTAAATCAGTTTGAGTTCTCGGAGTGTttagcttcttgaatgtgaatattttatgatttaacaaataaatctttaaaacacTGGTGAACATTTTGAGGAACAAATCATTACtcgattaaaatatttaaaatttaaagtaGTCGACGGATAAATTGATTATGATTATAACCGTTATTGTAAATCTActttccatttcaaaataaaactgcctTGCACTATCATAAATTATAATGTAATTTGAATGTAGAGCTACAACTAACTATTATTCTCATAATCGATTAagctaaagattattttctcgattaattgagtacttgtttggtccataaaatgtccgaAAAAACCTGGAACTTGTACTTTTGAATGTCTTGctttgaccacaaaccaaaatgactcagttttaatCGTTTGTTTGTTAGATGGAGCAATTAAACCATAAAAcgttcacacttaagaagctgaaaaatatttaaacttaaaaattatgaaaattatTTGAAAAACACTAAAACCACTTAagcgattatcaaaataattggcAATTCATTTTGTAAGAAAGAATTACTAAATACACTGATCCCTCAgacaagcaaaactatcagagggagagaacatttgtgtgtatacgcCAGCACAGCAGGGGTGGGTGGAGACAAGCGTCTATCCCCATCAGCTGAACaaccagggttttttttgagcagtagactACACTTCTTACTTAAACCTTTCCTGGACAattctttgtgtcttttgtaGTCGTTGCACTTTTACTAGCCCAACAAATCACTGggtgacatgagatctaaaTGCCGCTACGTTTAGAAATGCAAAATTCTCAGAGGAAATAAACGTACTTACCACAATAGCGTACTGTCCTATCGAGAATGTATTTGCTGCCTTTGATGGACCTTGGATATCTCGCagcttcttcatttctttcttggcCTTTGTTAAGTTTGGCACCTTGTTCATGACCTTCAGTTTCGGTTTCTCCGG is a genomic window of Solea senegalensis isolate Sse05_10M linkage group LG7, IFAPA_SoseM_1, whole genome shotgun sequence containing:
- the LOC122771877 gene encoding centromere protein Q, whose amino-acid sequence is MKPVRGSNRTPSKAPKLKKKRKMDETEKKLSENNGTKRGQKRKAVDRSSPLPKKVKGQENWKLMPLSTVTALENIMDLSVLATLALRKTQMKESQEHLNMMKSRFLAQCVQLRVPVQRQKHMECSSYHQQRETENSEAGKKTLKKLESDLKSVVVALEEAEEETESLKQTCSALRDQLEDEEEKAKESLQLREQTVLNLPPHRPPADEPTLEALMRKTIPDNECEATSQRLGEILQNSEAIQNAQVLLLHAHKHADEL
- the mrpl16 gene encoding 39S ribosomal protein L16, mitochondrial encodes the protein MFSLMKAAVGGLAGVCRACGHWQGPLFSHLKVVAAGLKTHEIPPDYSDVFLPEKPKLKVMNKVPNLTKAKKEMKKLRDIQGPSKAANTFSIGQYAIVAMGGGYLHWGHIEMIRLTVNRKMDAQTTFARWRIRAPYKPITRKGLGQRMGGGKGAIDHYVTPVCYGRLIVEVGGKVELGEVKQFLTEVAKKLPFPAKVVSRESLAAMHKKQEEIEQNNQNPWAFKEIVRGNMLGIRRVVSPFDLHNHGRFTGKFHLPGRA